The Pseudanabaena galeata CCNP1313 genome includes a region encoding these proteins:
- the sat gene encoding sulfate adenylyltransferase: protein MARQLKNIAPHGGQLINRMATEAQKEVFYSKADHLPIVQLTERSLSDLELIAIGGFSPLTGFLGKADYESVVLNMRLANGLPWSIPITLPVTSEVADTLSVGSLVRLNDPNGVFIGVLELSEKYKYDKLKEAIHVYRTNEDRHPGVKVVYAQGDVYLAGDVWLLERRPHPLFPTYQIDPVDSRELFIEKGWRTIVGFQTRNPIHRAHEYIQKCALEMVDGLFLHPLVGATKSDDVPADVRMRCYEIMLEHYFPLDRVTLAINPAAMRYAGPREAIFHALIRKNYGCTHFIVGRDHAGVGDYYGTYDAQHIFYEFEDGELGIIPLMFEHAFYCKRAQGMATTKTSASLPEERVHLSGTKVREMLRRGECPPPEFSRPEVAAELAKVMHKMAIEEASTGFEI from the coding sequence ATGGCTCGACAACTCAAAAACATTGCACCGCATGGTGGTCAACTGATCAACCGCATGGCTACAGAAGCCCAAAAAGAAGTTTTTTATAGCAAAGCTGACCACTTGCCGATTGTGCAATTGACTGAGCGATCGCTCTCCGATCTTGAGCTAATAGCGATCGGTGGATTTAGCCCCCTAACTGGTTTTTTAGGCAAAGCTGACTATGAGTCCGTAGTTTTAAATATGCGTCTCGCCAATGGCTTGCCTTGGTCAATTCCAATCACATTACCTGTCACTTCTGAAGTTGCTGACACCTTAAGCGTTGGTAGCCTTGTCCGTCTGAATGACCCCAATGGCGTATTCATCGGTGTATTAGAACTAAGCGAAAAATATAAATACGACAAACTTAAAGAAGCTATCCATGTCTATCGCACCAACGAAGATCGTCACCCAGGGGTCAAGGTAGTCTATGCCCAAGGTGATGTGTATCTGGCTGGTGATGTCTGGTTATTAGAACGTCGCCCGCATCCTCTATTTCCCACTTACCAGATCGATCCTGTAGATTCTCGCGAATTATTTATCGAAAAAGGTTGGCGCACCATTGTCGGTTTCCAAACTCGTAATCCGATCCATCGCGCCCATGAATATATCCAAAAATGTGCGCTCGAAATGGTCGATGGTCTATTCCTGCATCCTCTAGTCGGTGCAACTAAGAGTGATGACGTGCCTGCCGATGTGCGGATGCGTTGCTATGAAATTATGCTGGAGCATTACTTCCCATTAGATCGGGTAACTCTAGCGATTAATCCTGCGGCGATGCGCTATGCAGGCCCCCGCGAAGCGATTTTCCATGCTTTGATTCGCAAAAACTATGGTTGTACGCACTTCATTGTGGGACGAGATCATGCAGGTGTCGGGGACTACTACGGAACCTATGACGCTCAACATATTTTCTATGAATTTGAAGATGGCGAACTAGGAATTATTCCTCTGATGTTTGAACATGCTTTCTATTGCAAACGCGCTCAAGGTATGGCAACCACGAAAACAAGTGCCAGTCTTCCCGAAGAGCGAGTCCATCTCTCTGGTACAAAAGTCCGCGAAATGCTCCGTCGTGGCGAATGTCCTCCTCCTGAATTTTCCCGTCCTGAAGTAGCTGCCGAACTGGCGAAAGTGATGCACAAAATGGCGATCGAGGAAGCTTCTACAGGCTTTGAAATTTAA
- a CDS encoding glycosyltransferase family 4 protein — protein sequence MLHPTAIPYLVAFAVSAIVVWLSTPIIRHLGLKAGLVDKPNHRKMHTTPVVRVGGVAIFLGSVSALLLVWAGGYFGILPQTREYEVWGVTIGGAAFFLIGFADDLFNLPPLPRLIAQLAVSAAAWRVGVRIDFISVPFIGIIKFGWFSLPITMVWLSGMANAINWLDGLDGLAAGVTTIAAAVILITSLFMKQPAAALIAAALAGGCLGFLRYNFKPKSSAEIFMGDGGAYFLGFTLAGVSVIGLVKAVATVALIMPYMILAVPIVDATAVIVQRIGRGESPMTAGKQHLHHRLVQAGVSKRLTVLFIYALTLWVGSIAMAVSGMPAGGTYAAISTILMAYACFKVWQRIKAKELRSQKEQKSISDRT from the coding sequence ATGCTGCATCCAACTGCCATTCCTTACTTGGTCGCCTTTGCAGTATCTGCGATCGTGGTCTGGCTTAGTACGCCAATTATTCGCCATTTGGGACTTAAAGCAGGATTAGTAGACAAACCTAACCACCGTAAAATGCATACAACCCCAGTTGTGCGTGTTGGTGGGGTAGCAATTTTTCTGGGCAGTGTCAGCGCCTTGCTGCTAGTTTGGGCAGGTGGATATTTTGGAATTCTACCGCAAACCAGAGAATATGAAGTTTGGGGTGTAACTATCGGTGGCGCAGCCTTTTTCCTGATTGGTTTTGCTGATGACCTGTTTAACTTACCGCCATTACCGCGTTTAATAGCTCAGTTAGCAGTATCGGCTGCGGCATGGCGCGTGGGTGTGAGAATAGACTTTATCTCAGTGCCATTTATCGGCATTATTAAATTTGGGTGGTTCAGCTTGCCAATTACGATGGTATGGCTGTCAGGGATGGCAAATGCAATCAACTGGCTAGATGGACTTGATGGGCTTGCGGCTGGTGTAACCACGATCGCTGCTGCTGTAATTTTAATTACTAGTTTGTTTATGAAGCAACCTGCGGCGGCGCTGATTGCGGCGGCACTCGCTGGAGGATGTTTAGGCTTCTTGCGCTACAACTTCAAGCCTAAAAGCTCAGCAGAAATCTTTATGGGCGATGGTGGAGCTTATTTCTTAGGTTTTACGCTGGCTGGGGTGAGCGTCATCGGATTAGTTAAGGCAGTAGCGACGGTGGCTCTGATTATGCCTTATATGATTTTAGCTGTGCCGATTGTGGATGCGACGGCTGTGATTGTGCAGCGTATTGGTCGGGGTGAATCACCGATGACGGCTGGTAAGCAGCATTTACACCATCGCTTAGTCCAAGCAGGCGTTTCTAAACGGCTTACCGTTCTATTTATCTATGCCCTCACCCTTTGGGTTGGGAGTATTGCGATGGCGGTTTCAGGAATGCCTGCAGGTGGAACCTATGCAGCGATTAGTACGATATTAATGGCTTATGCTTGCTTTAAAGTTTGGCAGAGGATTAAAGCTAAGGAACTGCGATCGCAAAAAGAACAAAAGTCAATTAGCGATCGCACATAA
- the ykgO gene encoding type B 50S ribosomal protein L36 codes for MKVVSSLRSAKTRHKDCKVVRRRGRIYVICKSNPKFKARQG; via the coding sequence ATGAAAGTTGTTAGCTCCCTCAGATCGGCAAAAACTCGCCATAAGGACTGCAAAGTTGTACGTCGTCGCGGCAGAATTTATGTCATTTGCAAATCAAACCCAAAGTTCAAAGCTCGTCAAGGATAA